One part of the Lachnospiraceae bacterium JLR.KK002 genome encodes these proteins:
- a CDS encoding DUF6075 family protein gives MANTALGAEKEKAIIFISDAHEKFYYEKLKEVRYQDVYHKALVYCLGISDDTRRNIYSIYDFKTGCVKTECLHEGWQTSGSVKVVRMAYNLYCNGTPSVLDYDDAEEQVDECRRYTVEELFCCAYAPYFWQAIQIRYPEYATYNHDLYAMFGGRD, from the coding sequence ATGGCAAATACAGCGTTAGGAGCAGAAAAAGAGAAAGCGATTATTTTTATCAGCGATGCACATGAAAAATTCTACTACGAAAAATTGAAAGAGGTCAGGTATCAGGACGTATACCACAAGGCACTTGTATATTGTCTTGGTATCAGTGATGACACAAGAAGGAACATTTACAGTATCTATGATTTTAAGACAGGCTGTGTAAAAACAGAGTGCCTGCATGAAGGCTGGCAGACCAGCGGGAGCGTGAAAGTAGTCAGGATGGCGTATAACCTTTACTGCAACGGTACGCCGAGTGTCCTTGATTATGATGATGCGGAGGAACAGGTGGACGAGTGCAGACGGTACACAGTGGAAGAACTGTTCTGCTGTGCCTATGCGCCCTATTTTTGGCAGGCGATACAGATACGCTATCCGGAATACGCAACGTATAACCATGATCTGTACGCCATGTTCGGAGGACGGGATTGA
- a CDS encoding FliA/WhiG family RNA polymerase sigma factor codes for MNAAERERLWAEFLKKPAAELREQIIVEYAPLVKIVAGRLSMYLGYNVEYDDLVGYGIFGLIDAIDKFDIKKDVKFETYASLRIRGSILDQIRKMDWIPRTVRQKQKKIDEAVKKIETRTGRNALDEEIAEELKLSGEELLNWQSQLKVTNMVSLNEYLEQGMEPAMDARGNSHFIQPEDAVAEDELKKVLEQSLEVLTEKERKVITLYYYEDLTLKEISNVLEVSESRISQLHTKALMKMKKTMGPYMNILTD; via the coding sequence ATGAACGCGGCAGAAAGAGAACGATTGTGGGCAGAATTTTTAAAAAAGCCCGCGGCAGAACTGAGAGAACAGATTATTGTGGAATATGCACCGCTGGTTAAGATAGTGGCGGGGCGCCTGAGTATGTATCTGGGATACAATGTGGAATATGACGATCTGGTAGGGTATGGAATTTTTGGCCTGATTGACGCCATTGATAAATTTGATATAAAGAAAGATGTAAAATTTGAGACATACGCCAGTCTGAGAATCAGAGGTTCCATTCTGGATCAGATACGGAAAATGGACTGGATTCCCAGAACGGTACGGCAGAAACAGAAGAAAATTGATGAAGCTGTCAAAAAGATAGAGACAAGAACCGGCAGGAATGCACTGGACGAGGAGATTGCCGAAGAACTGAAATTGAGCGGAGAAGAACTGCTGAACTGGCAGTCCCAGCTTAAAGTTACAAATATGGTTTCTCTGAATGAATATCTGGAACAGGGAATGGAGCCTGCCATGGACGCAAGAGGCAATTCCCATTTTATTCAGCCGGAAGATGCTGTTGCGGAGGATGAACTGAAAAAAGTTCTGGAACAGTCTCTGGAGGTTCTCACGGAAAAAGAACGCAAAGTAATTACCTTATATTATTATGAGGATTTAACTTTAAAGGAAATAAGCAACGTATTGGAGGTGTCGGAATCCCGGATATCACAGCTTCATACAAAAGCATTGATGAAGATGAAAAAAACAATGGGACCCTACATGAACATATTAACGGATTAG
- the tsf gene encoding translation elongation factor Ts → MAITAAMVKELREMTGAGMMDCKKALNETDGDMDAAVEFLRKNGQAKAEKKAGRIAAEGLCTVVVKDDKTAAVVEVNSETDFVAKNDTFRAFVESVATQAVNSDAADLDAFMAEAWNEDSGKTVKDALVEKIAVIGENLNIRRFEKVTAENGCVVSYVHGGGRIGVIIEAETSVVNDTVKEALTNLAMQTAALSPKYVSRDEISAEYIAHEKEILLAQIMNDPKESQKPEKVIYGMIEGRVNKELKEICLVDQVYVKAEDGKQTVGKYLEAVSKEVGSPVSVKRFVRFETGEGLEKKQEDFAAEVAAQMGM, encoded by the coding sequence ATGGCTATTACAGCAGCAATGGTAAAAGAGTTAAGAGAAATGACCGGTGCAGGCATGATGGACTGCAAAAAGGCTTTAAATGAGACAGACGGTGATATGGATGCCGCAGTAGAATTTTTAAGAAAAAACGGACAGGCAAAGGCTGAGAAAAAGGCCGGCAGAATTGCAGCGGAAGGTCTCTGTACCGTTGTGGTAAAAGATGATAAAACCGCAGCAGTTGTGGAAGTAAATTCTGAGACAGACTTCGTAGCAAAAAATGATACGTTCAGAGCATTTGTGGAATCGGTTGCAACTCAGGCAGTAAATTCTGATGCGGCGGATCTGGATGCATTTATGGCAGAAGCATGGAATGAGGATTCCGGTAAGACCGTAAAAGACGCTCTGGTGGAAAAGATTGCAGTTATCGGGGAAAACCTGAATATCCGCAGATTTGAGAAGGTTACCGCAGAAAACGGCTGTGTGGTTTCCTATGTTCATGGCGGCGGAAGAATCGGCGTTATTATTGAGGCAGAGACTTCTGTTGTCAATGACACTGTGAAAGAAGCACTGACAAATCTTGCAATGCAGACAGCAGCACTTTCTCCCAAATATGTTTCCAGGGATGAAATCAGCGCAGAATATATTGCTCATGAGAAAGAGATTCTTCTCGCACAGATTATGAATGATCCCAAAGAATCTCAGAAACCGGAGAAAGTCATTTATGGTATGATAGAGGGACGTGTCAACAAAGAACTGAAAGAAATCTGTCTGGTAGACCAGGTATATGTAAAGGCAGAAGACGGAAAACAGACCGTAGGAAAATATCTGGAAGCGGTTTCCAAAGAAGTTGGTTCACCTGTTTCCGTTAAGAGATTTGTACGTTTTGAGACCGGTGAAGGCCTGGAGAAGAAACAGGAAGATTTTGCAGCTGAAGTTGCAGCGCAGATGGGCATGTAA
- a CDS encoding DUF6115 domain-containing protein, which translates to MSTIEIVLLVIGVVMMVASFFVTEKLSNQDLDKVAELSTEEMRRILERSLTDAQVKVDNMVDQVIDHSIEKSMEVVERALDKETNEKMRAITEYSDTVLESIHKTHNEVMFLYSMLNDKHSELTKYAGNLAQLAINLEELQENIQNTVAHSDDILNRVQESAEAPVLSAAEPDLPDIPGTEPAEEPAGELSDENMNHNQRILDMYRAGKTDVDIAKELGLGVGEVKLVIGLFREEDL; encoded by the coding sequence ATGTCAACAATAGAAATTGTTTTACTGGTAATTGGTGTCGTAATGATGGTTGCAAGTTTCTTTGTTACAGAAAAACTCTCAAATCAGGATCTGGATAAAGTCGCTGAGCTGAGTACGGAGGAAATGCGGCGCATTCTTGAGCGAAGTCTGACAGATGCCCAGGTAAAGGTGGACAACATGGTGGACCAGGTAATCGACCATTCCATTGAGAAATCCATGGAAGTAGTAGAGCGGGCGCTGGATAAGGAAACCAATGAAAAAATGCGTGCAATTACGGAATATTCCGATACTGTGCTGGAGTCCATTCACAAAACCCATAACGAAGTAATGTTTCTCTACAGTATGCTGAACGATAAACATTCTGAGCTTACGAAATATGCAGGAAATCTTGCACAGCTTGCCATCAATCTGGAAGAACTGCAGGAAAATATCCAGAACACGGTTGCCCATTCCGATGATATTCTGAACAGGGTCCAGGAATCGGCAGAGGCTCCGGTTTTGAGTGCGGCAGAACCGGATTTGCCTGACATACCGGGAACAGAACCGGCAGAAGAGCCTGCCGGAGAGCTGTCAGACGAAAATATGAACCATAATCAGAGAATTCTGGATATGTACCGGGCAGGAAAAACTGACGTAGACATAGCAAAAGAGCTGGGGCTCGGCGTAGGTGAAGTGAAACTTGTAATCGGTTTATTCAGAGAGGAAGATTTATAA
- a CDS encoding DUF6017 domain-containing protein, giving the protein MDGGLKFDYYYGAEAEQFSFYRVPRLLIKDRRFKGLSSDAKLLYGLMLDRMALSMKNGWFDDENRAYIHYTVENIMEDLGCARATCAKVLAELDSKKGIGLIEKKRQGLGKPDIIYVKNFVLSEPPAGGEGTAAEPAGTDVSTEVQKLNFKKYKNQDSRSSEIELLEVQKTDFKSFKKQTSGSSENEPLEVQKSNPNYNNTNYTDLSYTNPINQSDRETEKQEPGKPDNGMIDVMDNATAYMEIIRDNIEYEHHMKYGDWQDKGLYEELYEVICEIVCVKRKTVKVNGEDYPYELVKSKFLKLNSSHLEYVIGCMRETTTKIANIRAYMVTALYNAPNTMNHYYQQLVQHDMYGGGWEEKGMFQPKVEGDG; this is encoded by the coding sequence ATGGATGGCGGTTTGAAATTCGATTACTATTACGGTGCGGAAGCGGAACAGTTTTCCTTTTACAGAGTGCCGAGGCTGCTGATTAAAGACAGGCGTTTCAAAGGCTTATCCAGTGATGCGAAACTCCTTTACGGTCTGATGCTTGACAGGATGGCATTATCCATGAAAAACGGCTGGTTTGATGATGAGAACAGGGCGTATATCCATTATACGGTTGAGAACATCATGGAAGATTTGGGGTGCGCCAGAGCCACCTGTGCAAAGGTGCTTGCGGAGCTTGACAGCAAAAAAGGGATTGGTCTGATTGAGAAGAAAAGGCAGGGATTGGGAAAGCCGGACATCATATATGTCAAGAACTTCGTCCTTTCAGAGCCGCCCGCAGGTGGGGAAGGCACAGCGGCAGAACCCGCAGGCACTGATGTTTCCACAGAAGTTCAAAAACTGAACTTCAAGAAGTACAAGAATCAGGATTCCAGAAGTTCAGAAATTGAACTTCTGGAAGTTCAAAAAACAGACTTCAAGAGTTTCAAAAAGCAGACTTCTGGAAGTTCAGAAAACGAACCTCTGGAAGTTCAAAAATCGAACCCTAATTATAACAATACTAATTATACTGATCTGAGTTATACCAATCCTATCAATCAATCGGATAGGGAAACAGAAAAACAGGAACCGGGCAAGCCGGATAATGGTATGATTGATGTGATGGATAATGCCACTGCCTACATGGAAATTATTCGTGACAATATTGAATACGAGCATCACATGAAATATGGGGACTGGCAGGATAAGGGGCTGTATGAGGAACTGTATGAGGTTATCTGCGAGATTGTGTGCGTGAAGCGTAAGACGGTAAAGGTCAACGGGGAAGATTACCCTTATGAGCTTGTAAAATCAAAGTTCCTGAAGCTGAACAGCTCCCATTTGGAGTATGTTATCGGGTGCATGAGGGAAACCACAACCAAGATAGCCAACATCAGGGCGTACATGGTGACTGCCCTCTACAATGCGCCTAACACCATGAACCACTATTACCAGCAGTTGGTGCAGCATGATATGTATGGCGGCGGTTGGGAAGAAAAAGGGATGTTCCAGCCCAAAGTGGAAGGAGATGGATAA
- a CDS encoding AAA family ATPase, with translation MCKIIAIANQKGGVGKTTTTSNLGIGLAKQGKKVLLIDADAQGSLTASLGFTEPDSLEVTLATIMGNLINDEEVEPGEGILHHEEGIDLMPGNIELSGLEVSLVNVMSRETVLRSYIEIVKESYDYILIDCMPSLGMITINAFASADSILIPVQAAYLPVKGLQQLIKTVGKVKRQINPKLEIEGILLTMVDSRTNYAKDISSMLKEAYGSRVRIFANVIPISVRAAEISAEGISIYKHDPKGKVASAYDSLTKEVLADGQ, from the coding sequence ATGTGTAAAATAATCGCAATCGCAAACCAGAAAGGCGGAGTCGGCAAGACCACCACCACAAGCAACTTAGGCATCGGGCTGGCAAAACAGGGTAAGAAGGTGCTTCTGATTGATGCGGACGCACAGGGCAGTCTGACCGCAAGTTTAGGCTTTACAGAGCCGGACAGTCTGGAAGTCACGCTTGCAACCATTATGGGGAACTTAATCAATGACGAGGAAGTAGAGCCGGGAGAAGGCATTCTCCACCATGAGGAAGGGATAGACTTAATGCCGGGGAACATCGAGCTTTCCGGTCTGGAAGTTTCCCTTGTGAATGTGATGAGCCGGGAAACAGTACTCCGGTCATACATAGAGATTGTGAAGGAGAGCTACGATTATATCTTGATTGACTGTATGCCTTCCCTCGGCATGATTACCATAAATGCCTTTGCCAGCGCCGACAGCATCTTGATACCCGTACAGGCGGCATATCTGCCCGTCAAAGGCTTGCAGCAGCTTATTAAGACGGTCGGTAAGGTAAAGCGGCAGATTAACCCGAAACTGGAGATTGAGGGGATTCTGCTTACAATGGTGGACAGCCGGACGAATTACGCAAAGGACATCAGCTCCATGCTGAAGGAAGCCTATGGAAGCCGGGTGAGGATATTTGCCAATGTTATTCCCATTTCCGTCCGGGCGGCGGAGATTTCAGCGGAGGGCATCAGCATTTATAAGCATGATCCAAAGGGAAAAGTGGCGTCAGCCTATGATTCTCTGACAAAGGAGGTGCTTGCAGATGGGCAGTAA
- a CDS encoding ParB/RepB/Spo0J family partition protein, whose translation MGSNAKSGSAAKITLEKFDDLFGGSAAQESGVEQIINAPLAELYTFKDHPFRVEDDEKMEETTESIRQYGVLVPGIARPRAGGGYEIIAGHRRRRGSELAGKTEMPVIVRNYTDDEATIIMVDSNIQREDILPSEKAKAYKMKYEAMKHQGKKSGKNTLDEVGEAAGENAKKVQRYIWLSRLSDELLVMVDNKKLGFSQGVDISFLTEEAQQWVQVTIEEKGCNVSMVQSAKIKEYGKTGELTLAMVRLILTEEKPKERKVTLKADKISEYFAEDCSSEEIEGIIIQLLDEWKKRQ comes from the coding sequence ATGGGCAGTAACGCAAAATCGGGAAGCGCAGCAAAGATTACGCTGGAAAAATTTGATGATTTATTCGGCGGGAGTGCCGCACAGGAAAGCGGCGTTGAACAGATTATCAATGCGCCGCTGGCAGAGCTTTATACGTTCAAAGACCACCCGTTCCGGGTGGAAGATGACGAGAAGATGGAGGAAACAACAGAGAGTATCCGGCAGTATGGGGTGCTTGTGCCGGGGATTGCAAGACCGAGGGCAGGCGGCGGCTATGAAATCATAGCCGGACACCGCCGCAGGCGTGGCTCGGAGCTTGCCGGAAAGACGGAAATGCCTGTGATTGTCCGCAATTACACCGATGATGAAGCTACAATTATCATGGTGGATTCCAATATCCAGCGGGAGGACATCTTGCCAAGCGAAAAGGCGAAAGCCTACAAGATGAAATATGAAGCCATGAAGCATCAGGGGAAGAAGTCAGGGAAGAACACCCTTGATGAAGTGGGCGAAGCTGCCGGGGAGAACGCCAAAAAGGTTCAGCGGTATATCTGGCTCTCCCGCCTGTCCGATGAACTCCTTGTTATGGTGGATAATAAAAAGCTCGGCTTCTCACAGGGCGTGGATATTTCCTTTCTGACGGAAGAAGCGCAGCAGTGGGTACAGGTTACTATTGAGGAAAAGGGCTGTAACGTCAGCATGGTGCAGTCGGCAAAAATCAAGGAATATGGCAAGACCGGGGAGCTTACCCTTGCGATGGTGCGCCTGATACTGACGGAGGAAAAGCCGAAGGAACGGAAAGTGACACTGAAAGCGGATAAAATCAGCGAATATTTTGCGGAGGACTGCAGCAGTGAGGAAATAGAGGGCATCATCATTCAGCTATTGGATGAATGGAAGAAAAGACAATAG
- a CDS encoding FapA family protein, with the protein MESKNGYFKLDVRDVGVFLQVFPPEEGGKIPEYKEVVAYLESKGYGMFDAKELNRILSLTDGVQEIYAGAWNGLHENEHMEVNISLDKMLVFCRFYPPSNNGKLLSAEEIVANLSAHNITVGLNQEEIQRFLKDRRYCTNYIMAKGIPPVNGRDAKIEYFFNTNHNLKPKKNEDGSVNYHELNTISRVEQGQVLAKLHPEVPGKPGKDVFGGEIQARQAKTLKLEFGNNITLSEDKTEIYSGVTGHASLVNGKVFVEDVFEVPADVDTSTGNIVYDGNVTIKGNVKSGFSVTAKGDIVIEGVVEAAYLSAGGQIIVKRGIHGMGKGRVQASDNIITKFIENATVISGGYVETGSILHSQVSAGTDIRVGGKKGFVNGGVIRAGNLVEAQTIGSTMGTQTKIEVGVDPEIKERYGELQKSIIQISKELEQMRPILVNFNEKMQKKEKLSVERIQQVQTVARSFKEKQQLLNSQRKELKELHDQIQMSHNAKIKVKGSIYPGVSVNISEVSMNIKSERTFSKFIKEHGEIVVRTL; encoded by the coding sequence ATGGAGAGCAAAAATGGGTATTTCAAATTAGATGTAAGAGATGTGGGAGTATTCCTTCAGGTATTTCCGCCGGAAGAAGGAGGGAAAATCCCGGAATACAAAGAGGTAGTAGCATATCTGGAAAGCAAAGGTTACGGCATGTTTGATGCAAAAGAACTGAACCGTATTCTGAGCCTTACGGATGGCGTACAGGAAATTTATGCAGGTGCATGGAACGGGCTTCATGAAAATGAGCATATGGAAGTAAATATTTCCCTGGATAAAATGCTGGTGTTCTGCCGTTTTTATCCTCCTTCCAATAATGGAAAGCTGCTGTCGGCAGAAGAAATTGTTGCGAATCTGTCCGCTCATAATATTACGGTGGGGCTCAATCAGGAGGAGATTCAGCGTTTTCTGAAAGACCGCCGCTACTGTACCAATTATATTATGGCAAAAGGGATCCCGCCGGTAAATGGCAGGGATGCTAAAATTGAATATTTCTTTAATACAAACCACAATCTGAAGCCCAAAAAGAATGAAGACGGGTCTGTAAATTATCATGAACTGAATACCATCAGCCGTGTGGAGCAGGGACAGGTGCTGGCAAAACTTCATCCTGAAGTGCCGGGGAAGCCAGGAAAAGATGTATTTGGCGGTGAGATTCAGGCAAGGCAGGCAAAGACCCTCAAGCTGGAATTCGGCAATAATATCACCTTGTCTGAAGATAAAACGGAGATTTACTCCGGTGTGACGGGACATGCCAGTCTGGTCAATGGCAAAGTATTTGTGGAAGATGTATTTGAGGTGCCGGCCGATGTGGATACTTCCACAGGAAATATTGTCTATGACGGTAATGTTACCATTAAGGGAAATGTAAAAAGTGGTTTTTCCGTGACTGCCAAAGGCGATATTGTGATTGAAGGCGTAGTGGAAGCTGCTTATCTGTCTGCAGGCGGGCAGATAATTGTAAAGCGCGGAATTCATGGCATGGGCAAAGGAAGAGTTCAGGCCAGTGACAATATTATCACAAAATTTATAGAGAACGCCACTGTAATTTCCGGAGGCTATGTGGAGACGGGCTCAATTCTTCACAGTCAGGTGTCGGCAGGAACCGATATCCGTGTAGGGGGCAAGAAAGGCTTTGTAAACGGAGGCGTCATTCGTGCCGGCAATCTGGTGGAGGCTCAGACCATCGGTTCTACCATGGGAACGCAGACTAAGATTGAAGTAGGAGTAGACCCGGAAATAAAAGAACGATATGGGGAGCTTCAGAAGAGTATTATTCAAATCAGTAAAGAACTGGAACAGATGCGTCCCATTCTCGTTAATTTTAATGAAAAAATGCAGAAGAAAGAAAAGTTAAGCGTGGAGCGGATTCAGCAGGTCCAGACAGTCGCCAGATCCTTTAAGGAGAAGCAGCAGCTTTTGAATTCACAGCGAAAAGAGCTGAAAGAACTTCACGACCAGATTCAGATGTCCCACAATGCCAAGATAAAAGTAAAAGGCAGTATTTATCCGGGTGTGTCTGTAAATATTTCTGAGGTAAGCATGAACATTAAAAGTGAAAGAACGTTCTCGAAATTTATCAAGGAGCATGGTGAAATTGTAGTGCGTACTTTATAA
- the ltrA gene encoding group II intron reverse transcriptase/maturase, whose amino-acid sequence MTQKAKKRSKLRHAEYYDMQNIFDELYAKSKDGEIFNNLVEIIAAPNNIMLAFRNIKSNDGSHTAGTDGRTIESLADMSEEDFVSLIQKQFTRYVPKTVRRVEIPKPNGKFRPLGIPCIIDRIVQQCILQVMEPICEAKFYEHSYGFRPCRSAENAVSYAYGLAQRNKLHYVVDVDIKGFFDNVNHRKLLQQIWTLGIRDTKLIQIIKAMLKAPIQMPDGEILYPDRGTPQGGILSPLLANIVLNELDWWIASQWEGMADHMKSPCKVTYYPNGAEKKCNSYTALKKSNLKEMRIVRYADDFKIFCRNRKDADRAYHAVKDWLLKRLKLEISDEKSKVTNLRKRDSEFLGFRMKLIRKRRTWVISSNVCDKAMSHMQKELSKAIIEIQNSKTASNIKSNIHEYNAKVIGMQNYYCIATRINLNFSRMAHVNNGRFLHRIDGYKKQGELNNKYLKNRYGKSKQMRWIGDTPVVPLAYVQFKIPMRKSRKINPYTPDGRMEIHSNLKLNVEDMLWLMRHPVTGETVQFNDNRISLYAGQEGKCAITGEQLEVIHCICYRKSNECKNGRDSYRNLLLLSPAGYEFISTTDSIKFATLTKKYELNKAQITKVNKLRVTAGLAEMSM is encoded by the coding sequence ATGACACAAAAAGCTAAAAAAAGAAGCAAACTGCGCCATGCGGAATACTACGACATGCAGAACATCTTTGATGAACTGTATGCAAAAAGCAAAGATGGAGAAATATTCAATAATCTCGTGGAAATCATTGCGGCGCCAAATAACATCATGCTTGCTTTCAGAAATATTAAAAGCAATGATGGGAGCCATACCGCAGGCACAGATGGGAGAACGATAGAATCCCTGGCAGATATGTCAGAAGAAGATTTCGTCTCTCTTATTCAAAAACAGTTTACAAGGTATGTGCCAAAAACAGTAAGGAGGGTAGAGATTCCCAAACCAAACGGGAAATTTAGACCGTTGGGTATACCGTGTATCATAGACAGGATTGTACAGCAATGTATATTGCAGGTCATGGAGCCAATCTGCGAAGCAAAGTTTTATGAACATTCATACGGCTTCAGACCTTGCAGGAGTGCTGAAAACGCTGTCTCCTACGCTTACGGACTGGCTCAAAGGAATAAGCTCCACTATGTGGTAGACGTGGATATAAAGGGTTTCTTTGACAACGTAAATCATAGAAAGCTGTTACAACAGATATGGACGCTGGGTATACGGGATACCAAACTGATTCAGATAATCAAAGCAATGCTGAAAGCGCCAATTCAAATGCCAGATGGAGAAATCTTATATCCAGACAGGGGAACCCCTCAGGGCGGCATACTTTCCCCGCTGTTAGCCAACATTGTCCTGAACGAACTGGACTGGTGGATAGCGTCACAGTGGGAGGGTATGGCAGACCATATGAAGTCTCCTTGTAAGGTCACATATTATCCGAATGGGGCAGAGAAAAAGTGCAACAGCTACACGGCGCTCAAAAAGAGCAATCTCAAGGAAATGCGTATAGTCCGGTATGCAGATGATTTTAAAATCTTTTGCAGGAACCGTAAGGACGCTGACAGAGCATACCATGCGGTTAAGGACTGGCTGCTAAAGCGGCTCAAACTGGAAATTTCTGATGAAAAATCAAAGGTCACAAATCTCAGGAAAAGAGACAGTGAATTTCTGGGGTTCCGTATGAAGCTGATAAGGAAACGCAGGACATGGGTAATCAGTTCAAATGTCTGTGACAAGGCAATGTCGCATATGCAGAAAGAACTCTCAAAAGCAATTATAGAGATTCAAAACAGCAAGACAGCAAGTAATATAAAGAGCAACATTCACGAATACAACGCCAAAGTCATAGGTATGCAGAACTATTATTGCATTGCTACGAGGATAAATCTGAATTTCAGCCGAATGGCTCATGTGAATAACGGTCGTTTTCTCCATCGGATAGATGGATATAAAAAGCAGGGCGAGCTAAACAACAAATATTTAAAAAACCGGTATGGAAAATCGAAGCAAATGCGCTGGATTGGAGATACACCAGTAGTACCTCTGGCATATGTGCAGTTTAAAATACCAATGCGCAAGAGCAGGAAAATCAATCCATATACTCCGGACGGAAGAATGGAAATCCACAGCAATCTGAAACTGAATGTTGAAGATATGCTCTGGCTCATGCGCCACCCGGTAACAGGAGAAACGGTACAGTTCAATGATAACCGAATCTCTCTCTATGCCGGGCAGGAAGGTAAATGTGCAATCACTGGGGAACAACTGGAAGTGATTCACTGTATTTGTTACAGGAAATCAAATGAGTGTAAAAATGGCAGAGACAGTTACCGTAATCTGTTGCTTTTATCGCCTGCCGGATATGAATTTATCTCAACAACAGACAGTATAAAGTTCGCTACACTGACAAAGAAGTATGAATTGAATAAGGCACAAATTACTAAGGTAAACAAACTGCGTGTTACCGCAGGGTTGGCAGAAATGTCAATGTAA
- the rpsB gene encoding 30S ribosomal protein S2, whose product MGVISMKQLLEAGVHFGHQTRRWNPKMAPYIYTERNGIYIIDLQKSVGKVDEAYKAVSGITAEGGTILFVGTKKQAQDAIKAEAERCGMFYVNERWLGGMLTNFKTIQSRIARLKAIETMAEDGTFDVLPKKEVIALKKEWEKLEKNLGGIKDMKRIPDAIFIVDPKKERICVQEAHTLGIPLIGICDTNCDPEELDYVIPGNDDAIRAVKLIVSKMADAVVEANQGTIEEETEEVLEEAAEE is encoded by the coding sequence ATGGGCGTTATTTCAATGAAACAGTTATTAGAAGCAGGTGTTCATTTCGGACATCAGACAAGAAGATGGAACCCTAAGATGGCTCCCTATATCTACACAGAGAGAAATGGTATTTATATCATTGATTTGCAGAAATCTGTAGGAAAAGTGGACGAGGCATATAAGGCAGTGTCAGGTATTACTGCTGAGGGCGGTACCATTCTGTTTGTGGGAACCAAGAAGCAGGCACAGGATGCCATTAAGGCTGAGGCAGAACGCTGCGGCATGTTCTATGTGAACGAGAGATGGCTGGGCGGTATGCTTACCAACTTTAAGACTATTCAGAGCCGGATTGCAAGATTAAAGGCAATCGAAACTATGGCAGAAGATGGAACCTTTGATGTGCTTCCCAAAAAAGAAGTTATTGCGTTAAAGAAAGAATGGGAAAAATTAGAGAAGAACCTTGGTGGAATCAAAGACATGAAACGTATTCCGGATGCAATCTTTATCGTAGACCCCAAGAAAGAAAGAATTTGTGTTCAGGAAGCTCATACGCTGGGAATTCCGTTGATTGGTATTTGTGATACAAACTGTGATCCGGAAGAACTGGATTATGTGATTCCAGGAAATGACGACGCAATCCGTGCAGTGAAGCTGATTGTTTCCAAGATGGCAGATGCGGTTGTGGAAGCAAATCAGGGAACAATTGAAGAAGAGACAGAAGAAGTTTTGGAAGAAGCAGCAGAAGAATAA
- a CDS encoding PcfB family protein — protein MQEEVTQKTIALVFKSSRLTADVLKKAMKMYLEHHKQGKQMPHGKISVKELVGQGMGASSIEVTDNNIKSFERVAKKYNVQFAVKKDKTEKPPKHIVLFKGKDADVITQAFKEFVKVNEKKHNRISVKEKLAQFREQLGKDKNRERAREHQKDRGQSL, from the coding sequence ATGCAGGAGGAAGTGACACAGAAAACCATTGCCCTTGTGTTCAAATCTTCCCGGCTGACTGCCGACGTGCTGAAAAAGGCTATGAAAATGTATCTGGAACACCATAAACAGGGAAAGCAGATGCCGCATGGGAAAATATCAGTGAAAGAGCTGGTCGGTCAGGGTATGGGCGCTTCGAGCATTGAGGTGACGGATAACAACATTAAGTCCTTTGAGAGAGTGGCAAAGAAATACAACGTACAGTTTGCTGTAAAAAAGGATAAGACGGAAAAGCCGCCGAAGCACATCGTATTATTCAAGGGCAAAGATGCCGACGTAATAACGCAGGCATTTAAGGAGTTTGTAAAAGTTAATGAGAAAAAGCATAACCGCATCTCCGTAAAGGAGAAGCTGGCGCAGTTCCGGGAGCAGTTAGGAAAAGACAAAAACCGGGAGAGGGCAAGGGAACACCAGAAGGACAGGGGGCAGTCATTATGA